A section of the Ovis canadensis isolate MfBH-ARS-UI-01 breed Bighorn chromosome 1, ARS-UI_OviCan_v2, whole genome shotgun sequence genome encodes:
- the TAF13 gene encoding transcription initiation factor TFIID subunit 13, with protein MADEEEDPTFEEENEEIGGGAEGGQGKRKRLFSKELRCMMYGFGDDQNPYTESVDILEDLVIEFITEMTHKAMSIGRQGRVQVEDIVFLIRKDPRKFARVKDLLTMNEELKRARKAFDEANYGS; from the exons ATGGCAGATGAAGAAGAGGATCCCACC tttgaggaagaaaatgaagaaattggaGGAGGTGCAGAAGGTGGACAGGGTAAAAGAAAGAGACTTTTTTCTAAAGAAT TACGGTGTATGATGTATGGGTTTGGAGATGACCAGAATCCTTATACTGAATCAGTAGATATTCTTGAAGACCTTGTCATAGAGTTCATCACTGAAATG ACTCATAAGGCAATGTCAATTGGAAGACAAGGTCGGGTACAAGTTGAAGATATCGTCTTCTTGATTCGAAAGGACCCAAGAAAGTTTGCTAGGGTTAAAGACTTGCTTACTATGAATGAAGAATTGAAACGCGCtagaaaagcatttgatgaaGCAAACTATGGATCTTGA